The nucleotide sequence ATGGCACATATGTGGACAGGTCGTCGTCGGACTTGCATCCCTGACGTGACTCATCGAAGAATGTATCGGCCGGGCAGGTGTTCAAAGTGGCCTCGCCCTGGCTGTTGCAATAGTAGTAGGTGGAGCAGTTATTCGAATCGACGGCGTTTACAAACGTCGACGTAGCATACTGGCATCGATTGCATCCCGCCACCGGAGTGGCGACCTGGCGGGACACACAGTACCCTAAACTGTCGTCGTAGTAGTCGCCAGTGGGGCAGTAGGTGGCCACATTTTTGCCGTTCGTGCACACATAATAGGTGCCACACACCTTGGGATCGGCTGACTTGGCACCGTTCGTGGAGCAGGAAACTGCGGCATCGCTCAGCGGAATGTTGGTCACACGGCTGCAGACGGAGGCACTTTCGTAGGTACATTGATTGGCGAGCACGTTGTATGCCTGCGGAAAGAAGTAAATCACATTCACTAAAGGATGCAGGTAATTGTCCAGTATGATCGAGGTGCCTATGAAAGTTCGTTAACTTTCCATATGATTGGATTTCATATCAAGGATGTAAGAAATTGTAAAGATTTGGTTAACGGACTTGTCATGTCTTTTGGGATCTAGGCAGGGATTTAGTAGGTTTGCAATTGGTAACTCACAGTTTGATTGTTTGCAGAGCATTTACCCGACTGCAAAACGAGTCCGGTGGAGGTGGACTCGCAGTAGTGCCAGGTGGAGCAGCTCTCAGTATCGCCGAAATATTGGCCAGGTGGCACGACATCGCATAGTGATTCTAGCACGGTTTCATTAGTACCTTGAGTGTTGGAGCAGGTTCCATAAACGCAGGCGAGTGTGGTGGTATCGAATTTCTGGTTCACCGGGCAGTTTCCGGAGCCCGCCGACTTGCCCTCAAGGCAGTAGAACCATCCACCACAAACGGCAGTGTTTGGCACCCAGGTGTTATTCTTGCCAGCACAGGGATTCTCAACGCCCCAATAGCAGTCCACCTCGCTGCTTGGATAGCAGGAGGATCTCTTGTAGTCGTACGAGTAGCCTGATTGGCACGAGGACTGCACGGGTCCGGTGGACTGGCAGACGTAGTACGTCTGGCAGGATTCGATGCTGCCCAGCTGCGTTCCGACCTTAACCGCCGTGCAGACGGCCGTAACGTTGTAGTTTCCTTCCAGAATCGCATCGCC is from Drosophila melanogaster chromosome 3L and encodes:
- the CG7298 gene encoding uncharacterized protein; translation: MTGKLLLATILCLMGGQALGDAILEGNYNVTAVCTAVKVGTQLGSIESCQTYYVCQSTGPVQSSCQSGYSYDYKRSSCYPSSEVDCYWGVENPCAGKNNTWVPNTAVCGGWFYCLEGKSAGSGNCPVNQKFDTTTLACVYGTCSNTQGTNETVLESLCDVVPPGQYFGDTESCSTWHYCESTSTGLVLQSGKCSANNQTAYNVLANQCTYESASVCSRVTNIPLSDAAVSCSTNGAKSADPKVCGTYYVCTNGKNVATYCPTGDYYDDSLGYCVSRQVATPVAGCNRCQYATSTFVNAVDSNNCSTYYYCNSQGEATLNTCPADTFFDESRQGCKSDDDLSTYVPLNGACKGATAEGSEETDNSTTDAE